One genomic region from Saprospiraceae bacterium encodes:
- a CDS encoding nucleoside triphosphate pyrophosphohydrolase family protein: MRFKEPAGLNHVADFHDLFDAPILETPTIPAADRCILRINLLQEELNELKEAIADNDMVGIADALGDIQYVLSGAILEFGLGEKFAAIFDEIQRSNMSKTCPSLEIAEQTAKYYETEKGFEIKIIQKGDVYLVYRLSDFKVLKSIAYSEADLASIIAE; this comes from the coding sequence ATGAGATTTAAAGAACCAGCCGGCCTCAATCATGTGGCTGATTTTCATGATTTATTTGATGCTCCTATTTTGGAGACTCCTACGATTCCAGCTGCAGATCGCTGTATCCTACGGATTAATTTGCTCCAGGAGGAACTCAATGAATTGAAAGAAGCCATAGCAGATAATGATATGGTGGGAATAGCTGATGCCCTGGGTGATATACAATATGTGTTGTCAGGAGCGATCCTGGAGTTTGGCTTAGGTGAAAAATTTGCAGCTATTTTTGATGAGATTCAAAGATCAAATATGAGCAAGACCTGCCCAAGTTTAGAAATTGCAGAACAAACTGCGAAATATTATGAAACTGAAAAAGGATTTGAAATCAAGATAATTCAAAAAGGAGATGTCTACCTGGTCTATAGATTGTCTGATTTTAAAGTCCTTAAATCCATCGCCTACTCAGAGGCAGATCTGGCTAGCATAATTGCAGAGTAA
- a CDS encoding DinB family protein, whose translation MNKSEILADRLEEVIYDSPWYGQNINDILSKINATQALIRINNQHSIAEILQHMTVWKRFAYQKTFGDKEFDIRANDETDWKIIESLSEGEWGTIILEFMSITGELIQALGQLSAASYDKKVPGRDYTYDHMLFGIVDHDIYHIGQIALLSKLVTDEI comes from the coding sequence ATGAATAAATCTGAAATACTGGCTGATCGACTCGAAGAAGTAATCTATGACAGCCCATGGTATGGTCAAAATATCAATGATATACTATCGAAGATCAATGCGACGCAAGCACTCATTCGCATCAATAACCAACACAGTATTGCTGAAATATTGCAACATATGACTGTGTGGAAAAGATTTGCTTATCAAAAAACTTTTGGCGATAAAGAATTTGATATCCGGGCAAATGATGAGACTGATTGGAAAATTATCGAATCCCTTTCAGAAGGAGAGTGGGGGACAATCATTCTGGAGTTTATGAGTATAACAGGTGAATTGATCCAGGCCTTAGGTCAGTTGAGTGCAGCCAGCTATGACAAAAAAGTGCCGGGGAGAGATTATACTTATGATCATATGTTATTTGGTATAGTGGACCATGATATTTACCACATTGGTCAGATTGCTTTATTGTCAAAATTGGTTACCGATGAGATTTAA
- the prfB gene encoding peptide chain release factor 2 (programmed frameshift), whose product MTIEQLKSLNERQASLRRFLDIGTRLHDIEDKELQTFNPDFWNDHVKAQTILKEIKLNKKWVANYKVIEDEMDELNLLFEYSKEGEATEVEVDNKYQHCIAVLDDAEFRSTLNQPQDSLGCILEINAGAGGTESCDWSEMLYRMYMMWAEKNDYKVSELYRVDGDVAGIKSAGLEISGDFAFGMLKGENGVHRLVRVSPFNSQGKRMTSFSSVFVHPMIDDTIEINVNPADLDWDTFRSSGAGGQHVNKTESAVRVRHLPSGIVVECQQERSQHQNRDKAIQMLKSRLYEAELERQLQAKGVVEAGKMKNEWGSQIRSYVLDDRRVKDHRTGHTDYNTDGVLNGNLNGFIKAFLMWDQDVIGSDEE is encoded by the exons ATGACGATAGAACAATTAAAATCACTAAATGAGCGACAGGCTTCGCTAAGGAGGTTTCTT GACATCGGGACACGACTCCACGATATAGAAGATAAAGAACTTCAAACTTTTAATCCTGATTTCTGGAATGACCATGTCAAGGCTCAGACCATACTAAAGGAAATCAAATTAAATAAAAAATGGGTAGCCAACTATAAAGTCATCGAAGATGAAATGGATGAGCTCAACCTGCTTTTTGAATATTCCAAAGAAGGCGAAGCTACAGAAGTTGAAGTAGACAACAAATATCAGCATTGTATTGCAGTACTGGACGATGCTGAATTCAGGTCTACCCTCAATCAACCCCAGGACTCATTAGGTTGTATTCTGGAAATCAATGCCGGTGCGGGCGGTACCGAAAGTTGCGACTGGTCTGAGATGCTTTACCGTATGTATATGATGTGGGCGGAAAAAAATGACTATAAAGTTTCTGAGTTGTATAGAGTAGATGGCGATGTAGCAGGCATCAAGAGTGCTGGATTGGAAATATCCGGTGATTTTGCCTTCGGCATGCTCAAAGGTGAGAATGGAGTACACCGCCTTGTGCGTGTCAGCCCATTTAACTCACAGGGAAAACGTATGACTTCTTTTTCCTCGGTATTTGTGCATCCGATGATTGATGACACGATTGAGATCAATGTCAATCCGGCTGACCTGGATTGGGATACTTTTAGATCCAGCGGGGCAGGTGGTCAGCATGTCAATAAAACCGAATCTGCTGTGAGAGTACGCCACTTGCCGTCAGGCATCGTGGTAGAATGCCAGCAAGAGCGTTCGCAACATCAGAATAGAGATAAAGCTATCCAGATGCTCAAATCAAGGCTTTACGAGGCCGAGCTTGAACGCCAACTTCAAGCAAAAGGAGTAGTCGAAGCCGGCAAAATGAAAAACGAATGGGGTAGTCAGATCAGATCTTATGTACTCGATGACCGTCGGGTAAAAGATCATCGTACCGGCCATACGGATTATAATACGGACGGGGTGCTGAATGGCAATCTCAATGGATTTATCAAAGCTTTTCTCATGTGGGATCAAGATGTTATTGGTTCTGATGAGGAGTGA
- a CDS encoding FKBP-type peptidyl-prolyl cis-trans isomerase, with protein sequence MTNKIILILLLPLMLLNACKKDAGSLKTVMGYGYDILKTNKGRKAKTGDHAYFNIVTMAGDSVLEDTHIYPFTPTLRLEAKPPREIAAIVDMLNEMSIGDSVVLHVPIDSLPFASIEFQSYKEIKHLINLIDLKSDAEFEKDMESRNAIIHALADSLQGLDSMQRARLSGIIRDYNAKKLDAQLKTTDKGVKYIILQEGTGLMPESGDMIEVNYTGALGNELVFDSSFPRGQPYVYRINTGQVIKGWDDGLSNFKEGTEAILFIPSAMGYGATGSSPNIPPDSELIFYVNLYKVRKM encoded by the coding sequence ATGACAAATAAAATAATTTTAATTCTCTTGTTGCCTTTGATGTTGCTCAACGCATGCAAGAAAGATGCCGGTTCACTCAAGACCGTCATGGGTTATGGGTACGATATACTCAAAACGAACAAAGGCCGCAAAGCCAAGACTGGCGATCATGCCTATTTTAATATTGTAACTATGGCAGGGGATTCTGTGCTGGAGGATACACATATATATCCTTTTACTCCTACATTAAGATTAGAGGCTAAGCCTCCTCGTGAGATAGCAGCGATCGTGGATATGCTCAATGAAATGTCTATTGGCGACAGTGTGGTATTGCATGTTCCTATTGATTCATTGCCATTCGCCAGTATAGAATTTCAAAGTTATAAAGAGATAAAACACCTGATCAACCTGATTGACCTTAAATCTGATGCTGAATTTGAAAAAGATATGGAGTCCCGCAATGCGATCATTCATGCATTGGCAGATTCTTTACAAGGCTTGGATTCTATGCAAAGAGCCAGACTGTCCGGAATTATCCGGGATTATAATGCTAAAAAACTGGATGCTCAATTAAAAACCACTGATAAAGGAGTAAAGTATATAATCCTTCAGGAAGGCACCGGTTTGATGCCTGAGTCAGGTGATATGATCGAGGTCAATTATACCGGAGCGCTTGGAAATGAATTGGTATTTGACTCGTCCTTTCCAAGAGGTCAACCCTACGTATACCGTATCAACACAGGTCAGGTAATTAAAGGTTGGGATGATGGTCTTTCCAACTTTAAGGAGGGTACTGAAGCTATTTTATTCATACCATCTGCGATGGGATATGGTGCTACCGGGTCATCTCCGAATATTCCTCCAGATTCTGAGTTGATTTTTTATGTCAACCTATATAAGGTCCGTAAAATGTAA
- a CDS encoding DHH family phosphoesterase, whose protein sequence is MEDLLEVRRALAFPQNIVILSHRNPDGDAIGSCLAWMLYLSGRGHKVNVILPSEYPLNFSWMSRADEIIIFDTHAERAKELVDVASMIFCLDFNALDRIDKMGEWVRLSKATKVMVDHHIDPEPFSDLMISDPSASATCELIFDMISELGHEAFITPDIAECLYTGILTDTGNFAHALSPKLMRKAARLLELGVDNDRLQVLLFKNAPEKQLRLLGYCLYHRMEILPEYLTGYIYLTKEDYAKFSISRGDTEGIVNYLLTLKDVMIAALITDQNGIIKFSFRSKGDISVQSMSREHFNGGGHKNASGGYQHTSLKEAIEKFKLVIPKYADFKPLINSN, encoded by the coding sequence ATGGAAGATTTATTAGAGGTGCGTCGAGCCCTCGCGTTTCCTCAAAATATCGTGATCTTATCCCATCGTAATCCCGATGGTGATGCTATCGGTTCATGTCTGGCCTGGATGCTTTATTTGAGTGGACGAGGACATAAAGTAAATGTGATATTGCCCAGTGAGTACCCACTCAATTTTAGTTGGATGTCCCGAGCAGACGAAATCATTATTTTCGATACCCATGCCGAACGTGCCAAAGAATTGGTGGATGTAGCTTCTATGATATTTTGTCTTGATTTTAATGCTTTGGACAGGATCGATAAAATGGGTGAATGGGTTCGACTCAGCAAAGCCACGAAGGTGATGGTGGACCATCATATTGATCCAGAGCCCTTTTCTGATCTCATGATCTCTGATCCCTCTGCCAGTGCAACCTGTGAGCTGATTTTTGATATGATTTCTGAGTTGGGTCATGAAGCTTTCATCACACCGGATATAGCAGAATGTCTTTACACAGGGATCTTGACTGATACCGGTAATTTTGCACACGCCTTGTCGCCGAAGTTAATGCGTAAAGCGGCACGCCTGCTCGAATTGGGGGTAGACAATGACAGACTCCAGGTGCTTTTATTCAAGAACGCTCCGGAAAAACAACTTCGTTTACTGGGTTATTGCCTGTATCACCGCATGGAGATCTTGCCGGAATATCTGACCGGATATATTTACCTGACTAAGGAAGATTATGCTAAATTTTCGATATCCAGAGGAGATACGGAGGGGATCGTCAATTATTTGTTGACACTGAAGGATGTGATGATTGCCGCCCTAATCACAGATCAAAACGGCATCATTAAATTTTCTTTTAGGTCCAAAGGGGATATCTCCGTTCAAAGTATGTCCAGAGAACATTTTAATGGTGGAGGACACAAGAATGCAAGTGGAGGATATCAACACACCAGTCTCAAAGAAGCTATTGAAAAATTCAAATTAGTCATACCTAAGTACGCTGATTTTAAACCATTGATCAATTCAAATTAA
- a CDS encoding nucleoside-diphosphate kinase codes for MSNNRTFTMIKPDAVASGHIGAILNHINQAGFKIVAMKLTRLSQETAGRFYEVHKARPFYGELVDFMSSGPIVAAILEKENAVDDFRSLIGATDPAKAAPGTIRALYAKNVGENAVHGSDSDENAAIESAFHFAGVETF; via the coding sequence ATGAGCAATAACAGGACTTTTACCATGATCAAACCAGACGCAGTAGCTTCTGGTCATATCGGCGCCATACTAAATCATATCAACCAGGCTGGTTTTAAGATAGTCGCTATGAAACTTACCCGATTGTCACAGGAGACTGCCGGACGATTCTATGAAGTGCACAAAGCAAGACCATTTTATGGCGAACTCGTCGATTTTATGAGTTCTGGCCCTATCGTTGCTGCCATACTTGAAAAAGAAAATGCCGTCGACGACTTCAGGTCCCTCATTGGAGCCACTGATCCTGCTAAAGCTGCTCCCGGTACTATTAGAGCACTTTATGCAAAAAATGTGGGTGAAAATGCAGTGCACGGTTCTGACTCTGATGAAAATGCAGCTATTGAATCCGCTTTTCATTTTGCAGGTGTAGAAACATTTTAG
- a CDS encoding Smr/MutS family protein: protein MAYKTKGLLNGAMVFDTELLKPTFQLKVGRPGSSYAFEVATRSGLDPIVIEQAKQRTHQDQKELEELLIELQRDKALLEEQVTRSKEKEDRLDKLIKTYEQLAADFEIKRKKLKLEQKSWEVNATKEIAHKVDKALREVKSTQLKNPVQVQNQKQHQKIKIEALTTEVKSLDMEIAALEKIHSKPIVVGSHVKLKNGSEIGQVLSMRNGLSEVAIGSIQLNIATRDLIAVRSPVEDALPLKTKTILVEEKKVESSLDLRGMSKAQAIELLENYLDRALLSNVHEVKILHGKGTGILRDVVRSQARQYKAIKNILHPPEEAGGDGISILQIG, encoded by the coding sequence TTGGCCTATAAGACCAAGGGATTACTCAATGGAGCTATGGTGTTTGATACAGAGTTGCTAAAACCAACTTTTCAATTGAAAGTGGGTAGACCCGGCAGTTCCTATGCTTTTGAGGTAGCCACCAGAAGCGGCCTGGACCCAATCGTTATAGAACAAGCGAAGCAAAGGACCCACCAGGATCAGAAAGAACTCGAAGAACTTTTAATCGAGCTCCAACGCGATAAAGCCTTGCTGGAAGAACAAGTGACAAGATCTAAAGAGAAAGAAGACCGATTAGATAAACTCATTAAAACCTATGAACAACTTGCAGCCGACTTTGAGATCAAGCGCAAAAAACTCAAGCTGGAGCAAAAATCCTGGGAGGTAAATGCAACCAAAGAAATAGCCCATAAAGTAGATAAAGCCCTCAGAGAAGTTAAATCGACTCAATTAAAGAATCCTGTCCAAGTCCAAAATCAGAAGCAACACCAGAAGATTAAGATTGAGGCATTGACTACAGAGGTAAAATCTTTGGATATGGAGATAGCTGCTCTTGAAAAAATACATTCCAAACCAATTGTAGTGGGTAGCCATGTCAAACTTAAGAATGGTTCAGAGATCGGGCAGGTCCTGTCCATGCGCAATGGATTGTCAGAAGTGGCTATTGGGTCGATCCAGTTGAATATTGCTACCAGAGACCTGATCGCCGTACGATCACCAGTGGAGGATGCTCTGCCCTTGAAGACTAAGACTATACTCGTCGAAGAAAAAAAAGTAGAGAGCAGCCTTGATTTGAGAGGGATGAGTAAGGCACAAGCTATAGAACTATTAGAAAACTACCTTGATAGGGCCTTACTGAGTAATGTCCATGAAGTCAAAATATTGCATGGCAAAGGTACCGGCATCCTGAGAGATGTGGTCAGGTCTCAAGCGAGACAGTACAAAGCCATTAAAAATATTTTGCATCCTCCGGAAGAAGCCGGTGGAGATGGAATATCTATTTTGCAAATTGGATGA
- a CDS encoding branched-chain amino acid aminotransferase yields the protein MTYPIKIEKTKNSRLPEVDLERVPFGKVFTDHMFVVDYVNGKWINAEIKPTQALPMHPANLTLHYGQAIFEGMKATKDINGQPVLFRPELNARRLNFSARRMCMAELPEALFLEALNTLIDLDSDWIPQGEEGALYIRPYMYALDSFIGVSPSESYRFVIMLLPVGPYYSTPVKLWVERVFARAVKGGTGEAKAAGNYAASLYPAKLARQKGYDQLLWTDAIHHKWIEESGTMNVFFVIDELVVTPSLEGSILHGITRDSVITLLRDKGYEVQERPVSIDELIIAYQKGILKEGFGVGTAVVVIPFQSITDGDLTMELHPESFQIAPMLKAEINGIKKGLLPDKHDWVKRVQADEAVAAH from the coding sequence ATGACTTATCCTATTAAAATCGAAAAAACAAAAAACTCCAGACTGCCTGAGGTAGACCTGGAGCGTGTACCTTTTGGTAAAGTTTTTACTGACCATATGTTTGTGGTGGATTATGTCAATGGAAAGTGGATCAATGCTGAAATCAAGCCAACCCAGGCACTTCCAATGCATCCTGCCAATCTGACTTTGCATTATGGACAAGCCATTTTTGAAGGCATGAAAGCAACTAAAGACATCAATGGCCAGCCTGTTTTGTTCAGGCCTGAGCTCAATGCCCGGAGGCTTAATTTTTCTGCTCGTAGAATGTGTATGGCAGAGCTTCCTGAAGCACTGTTTTTAGAAGCTTTAAATACATTAATCGATCTCGATTCAGATTGGATACCACAGGGAGAAGAAGGGGCTTTATACATCAGGCCGTATATGTACGCTCTTGATAGTTTTATCGGTGTCTCCCCTTCAGAATCATACCGTTTCGTGATCATGTTATTGCCTGTAGGTCCTTATTATTCCACTCCTGTAAAATTGTGGGTAGAACGAGTATTTGCCCGCGCGGTAAAAGGCGGCACCGGCGAAGCCAAAGCTGCTGGCAATTATGCTGCTTCACTTTATCCGGCAAAACTGGCCAGACAAAAAGGCTATGATCAATTGTTGTGGACGGATGCCATACATCATAAGTGGATCGAGGAGAGTGGGACGATGAATGTATTTTTTGTTATTGATGAGTTGGTGGTAACCCCGTCTTTAGAGGGCTCTATTCTTCATGGTATCACCAGGGATTCAGTCATTACGCTTTTGAGAGACAAAGGATATGAAGTGCAAGAAAGACCTGTCAGCATAGACGAGCTTATTATAGCTTATCAAAAAGGGATTCTGAAGGAAGGATTTGGGGTAGGTACTGCAGTAGTGGTCATCCCATTCCAGTCTATCACCGATGGTGACCTTACCATGGAATTACATCCTGAATCATTCCAGATAGCTCCTATGCTCAAAGCAGAGATCAATGGGATTAAAAAAGGATTATTACCTGACAAGCATGATTGGGTCAAGCGTGTGCAAGCTGATGAAGCAGTCGCTGCACATTAA
- a CDS encoding OmpA family protein: protein MTQVISIRMALSWVALILVFMACKVVEKAKTGADAFNRKQYFISAALYEKEFEANSNQSSKAKLAYGAAVSHQKINETAQAMQWFKEAANLDFGDVAWKEYGLAQIQLGDYEGAIRTYETVLNKKGNSEEFKLLVSTARQGLMMAQEKLNIYKVMPLALNTAASEYAPSIDPKGNLVFTSDRPSVTGEDVYKWTGRKFSDLFSGQPDGAETTSFSADLNTVANEGTSCFNHSGNVILFTRCGFTTTTTDAYCKLFISTINGGKWAEPQALPFQKEEVNYMHPCFAANDSVIFFVSDDARGEGGTDIYYSEWNDDQWQTPERLGRRINSASNEKFPFMFHDTLYFASDKLGGLGGLDIYKSFVNDKGEWQPPINLKSPINSNEDDFGLVVDEAASTQTLKGYFTSSRLGGAGKDDLYRFERMQTDESVLFANKESKDTVTKSKEIKYLLYLSIIVVQAVHQNPEDPNSPVIEKKPLPNSLVLLREGNTPFQVPTNERGNALREIKFDQDYFVLATFPGLLNASKTLTTREIKDSAQPVKTLQVEIMLDKVYSGKEVLIPDIYYDLDQWLIRKDAEPPLNQLVQLLKDNPRIKIQLSSHTDCRATDAYNLELSQKRAQSAVEYLIKNGIAQTRLTPKGYGESQLVKTCPCEQCTEEEHQANRRTTFLILE from the coding sequence ATGACGCAAGTTATTAGCATAAGAATGGCTTTAAGTTGGGTGGCCCTGATTCTTGTTTTTATGGCATGTAAAGTTGTAGAAAAGGCAAAGACAGGGGCTGACGCTTTTAACCGCAAACAATATTTTATTTCTGCAGCTTTATACGAAAAAGAATTTGAAGCAAACTCGAATCAAAGCTCTAAAGCCAAGCTGGCTTATGGTGCAGCAGTGTCACACCAAAAAATCAATGAGACAGCCCAGGCTATGCAGTGGTTTAAAGAAGCTGCCAATCTGGATTTTGGAGATGTTGCCTGGAAAGAGTATGGCCTGGCTCAAATCCAGTTAGGAGATTATGAAGGCGCTATTCGCACCTATGAGACGGTGCTGAATAAAAAGGGCAATTCGGAAGAGTTCAAATTATTGGTTTCTACTGCAAGGCAGGGGCTGATGATGGCACAAGAGAAATTAAATATCTACAAAGTAATGCCTCTGGCATTGAATACCGCTGCTTCTGAATACGCACCCAGCATTGATCCTAAAGGCAATCTTGTGTTTACCTCAGATCGACCTTCTGTAACAGGTGAAGATGTATATAAATGGACAGGAAGAAAATTTTCAGATTTATTTTCTGGTCAACCAGATGGAGCGGAAACCACTTCTTTCTCCGCAGACCTCAACACCGTAGCCAATGAAGGCACCTCCTGTTTTAACCATAGCGGAAATGTTATTTTATTTACACGGTGTGGTTTTACCACTACTACTACAGATGCATATTGTAAGTTGTTTATCTCTACCATCAATGGAGGCAAATGGGCAGAGCCACAAGCGTTGCCATTTCAAAAAGAAGAGGTCAACTATATGCATCCCTGTTTTGCAGCCAATGATTCTGTCATCTTTTTTGTGTCAGATGATGCTCGAGGCGAGGGCGGTACGGATATTTATTATTCAGAGTGGAATGATGATCAATGGCAAACCCCGGAACGACTGGGTCGAAGAATAAACTCTGCCAGTAATGAAAAATTTCCTTTTATGTTTCATGATACCCTCTATTTCGCTTCTGACAAACTTGGCGGTTTGGGAGGGCTGGATATCTATAAATCGTTTGTAAACGATAAAGGCGAATGGCAACCACCCATCAATTTGAAGTCACCTATCAATAGCAATGAGGATGATTTTGGACTTGTCGTAGACGAAGCCGCATCCACTCAGACCCTCAAAGGGTACTTTACTTCGTCCCGGTTAGGTGGCGCCGGCAAAGATGATTTATATCGATTTGAGCGCATGCAAACAGACGAATCAGTATTATTTGCCAATAAGGAGTCCAAAGACACGGTGACGAAATCCAAAGAAATCAAATATCTGTTATACTTATCTATCATTGTTGTGCAGGCTGTACATCAAAATCCGGAAGACCCTAATAGTCCGGTTATCGAGAAAAAACCGCTCCCAAACTCTTTGGTATTACTGCGTGAAGGCAATACACCTTTCCAGGTCCCGACCAATGAACGAGGGAATGCACTTCGTGAAATAAAATTTGATCAGGATTATTTTGTTTTGGCCACCTTTCCTGGTTTGTTAAATGCTAGTAAAACATTGACTACCAGGGAAATAAAGGATTCTGCTCAGCCTGTAAAAACGTTGCAGGTCGAGATCATGCTGGATAAAGTCTACTCAGGTAAAGAAGTGCTTATTCCAGACATCTATTATGATTTGGACCAATGGCTTATCAGGAAAGATGCTGAGCCCCCGCTCAACCAATTGGTTCAATTGTTAAAAGATAATCCTCGAATTAAGATCCAGCTTTCATCACATACTGATTGCCGTGCCACAGATGCTTATAATCTGGAACTGTCACAGAAAAGGGCTCAGTCTGCAGTTGAATACCTCATTAAAAATGGTATTGCACAGACTCGACTTACTCCAAAAGGATATGGAGAATCGCAGCTCGTCAAGACTTGTCCCTGCGAGCAATGCACCGAAGAAGAACATCAGGCCAATCGAAGAACCACTTTCCTTATATTGGAGTAA